In Aspergillus oryzae RIB40 DNA, chromosome 6, one genomic interval encodes:
- a CDS encoding phytanoyl-CoA dioxygenase family protein (predicted protein), protein MATMVESEVSTSVTATEQQQTLPKDDIYGKYYPTDPKNLSLEGNFGPMDPERIGYLQPTSKDTPLEIMRERFNRDGYLLVKGLLPKEPVLKCRREYFEYMSPSGLLKPGTDTVEGIFSEKDSRKYLPPGNLRRLFGLKDDEESERYLELMISAHEAQFYLDFCEIEELRAFIRRFAGWEHITMLQRTLLRAFVPDSELTPVHFDQMYLRAGPPTSLTAWVPIGDISLEGGGLMYLEGSTDIGQKTEKEFSRNAGNLTDEERVSAFNKNMNDGGFLSRDTVEYGQKADRKWLIGEYEVGDVIFHNPWMVHASCKNKDPQRRIRLATDLRFVDSTKPYDKRWMKVFRPLDGL, encoded by the exons ATGGCTACGATGGTTGAATCCGAGGTCTCGACCTCTGTAACCGCcacagaacaacaacaaactCTCCCCAAGGACGACATCTATGGCAAATATTACCCCAccgacccaaagaatctcaGTCTGGAGGGTAATTTCGGGCCTATGGATCCGGAGAGAATTGGCTACTTGCAGCCGACTTCCAAGGATACCCCTCTGGAAATCATGCGGGAGCGGTTTAACCGTGACGGATATCTTCTG GTAAAAGGCCTCCTCCCCAAAGAACCCGTCCTCAAATGTCGCCGTGAATACTTCGAGTATATGTCCCCATCTGGCCTCCTCAAGCCCGGCACGGACACAGTCGAGGGAATCTTCAGCGAAAAGGACAGTCGCAAGTACCTGCCACCAGGGAACCTCCGCCGGCTTTTCGGActgaaagatgatgaggagtCGGAAAGGTACCTGGAGCTCATGATCAGCGCACACGAGGCTCAATTCTACCTCGACTTCTGTGAGATAGAAGAGCTGCGAGCATTTATCCGACGGTTCGCAGGGTGGGAACACATTACCATGTTGCAACGGACGCTTTTGAGAGCATTTGTGCCAGATAGCGAACTAACACCCGTTCACTTTGATCAGATGTACCTCCGTGCTGGCCCGCCTACTAGTCTCACTGCATGGGTGCCTATTGGGGATATCTCTCTTGAAGGGGGTGGGTTAATGTATCTTGAGGGCTCGACTGATATTGGGCAGAAGACGGAAAAGGAGTTTAGTCGAAACGCAGGTAATCTGACTGATGAGGAGCGTGTATCCGCCTTCAATAAGAATATGAATGATGGTGGATTTCTGAGTCGAGATACGGTTGAGTACGGCCAGAAGGCTGATCGGAAGTGGCTGATTGGGGAGTATGAGGTTGGCGATGTCATCTTCCATAATCCCTGGATGGTCCACGCTAGTTGCAAGAATAAGGATCCCCAAAGACGGATTCGATTAGCAACTGACTTGAGATTTGTGGATTCTACCAAGCCGTATGATAAG CGCTGGATGAAGGTCTTTCGGCCACTAGATGGGCTTTGA
- a CDS encoding Zn(II)2Cys6 transcription factor (predicted protein) — MTKSKGERLYRACIRCRQRKTKCDLYVAHKACYELSVNSFRQYTNENNYYPCSKCFSEGHRCVIATSRRGGDYSRFRVRKSQKHREEELRECDRSEHTIESRAVDSVNTETVAADHRLGGIQNPLEALQILAQTAATERSAERRKTLMYQVDINQMSTREESNAQDSSVTHPARKSSTLLTTVLTIATKDRGGLEGLHARISQYMEKLLLRVVLGAASVRHVGSVEGLLLLAEWVPHISTEEWARDAAASNGPPQQVQVTEEDSVSWNLIGLAVRQAYLLHLERYSFRGESKDEDKLDYHRNRLAWIFTYLADRQISIQMGQAFWCRGPGLSTRFTIEDYPYLRPQKANGVDYASFVQAQVELTTIFGNIHDILYASKTRTVQLMLMGDYTKYLDDSSKALAMWKEAWANVDLPFHLSGLLCLQFEYLRLYINAFAFQAVLYRTPKSPVGSDNGKTSYFPYSVMASADGRHIYIAIDAAKSVLKYLMERLNPTKHLRYIPVRFYLYEIHASVFLFKALTVGALSSEEQQTCTTLVRQFISMLKSAATSPSHITSRYSKLLTSLWFQGQTTPETANDSVQSSGSAQNPLPSPIDLDEFASTSVIDSTGPFQDDFQTQQALSFLESTEGLECPDTFLSNLPFLRGGFPGLENHGVGQLLMDL; from the exons ATGACGAAAAGTAAAGGGGAACGTCTCTACCGAGCCTGCATTCGCTGTAGGCAGCGGAAGACGAAATGCGATCTGTATGTCGCCCACAAGGCCTGCTACGAATTGTCAGTTAACAGCTTTAGACAATATACCAACGAAAACAATTACTATCCTTGCTCAAAGTGCTTTTCTGAAGGGCATAGATGTGTGATTGCCACTTCTCGACGAGGCGGCGATTACTCTCGGTTTCGTGTCCGGAAATCCCAGAAACACCGagaggaagagcttcgagAATGCGATCGATCAGAGCACACTATTGAATCCAGAGCTGTAGATTCAGTCAATACAGAGACCGTGGCGGCAGACCACAGACTTGGGGGTATTCAGAATCCGCTAGAGGCTCTTCAGATTCTTGCACAGACGGCTGCGACTGAAAGGAGTgcagaaaggaggaaaacaTTAATGTATCAAGTCGACATTAATCAGATGTCTACGAGAGAAGAAAGTAATGCTCAGGATAGTTCCGTCACTCATCCAGCAAGGAAATCCTCGACTCTTCTTACTA CTGTGTTGACCATCGCAACAAAGGACCGAGGGGGCCTGGAAGGCTTGCATGCCAGAATATCTCAGTACATGGAAAAGCTACTACTGCGAGTTGTGTTGGGCGCTGCCAGTGTTCGGCATGTTGGCTCAGTGGAAGGACTGCTGCTCCTCGCCGAGTGGGTTCCACACATCAGTACCGAGGAATGGGCAAGGGATGCTGCAGCCAGCAACGGTCCGCCTCAACAGGTGCAAGTGACTGAAGAGGATAGTGTTTCATGGAATCTCATTGGACTGGCAGTCCGTCAAGCCTATTTGTTACACCTGGAAAGGTATTCGTTTCGAGGCGAATCAAAGGATGAGGATAAATTGGATTATCATCGTAATAGACTGGCCTGGATCT TCACGTACCTTGCCGACCGTCAGATTTCTATCCAAATGGGTCAAGCCTTCTGGTGTCGCGGGCCTGGTTTATCCACTCGGTTCACGATAGAAGACTACCCCTACCTACGGCCCCAGAAGGCGAATGGGGTCGATTATGCGAGTTTTGTCCAGGCTCAAGTTGAGCTAACCACTATCTTCGGAAATATTCATGATATCCTATACGCATCGAAAACTCGCACTGTGCAGCTGATGCTCATGGGCGACTACACCAAGTATCTTGATGATAGCTCCAAGGCACTGGCCATGTGGAAAGAGGCCTGGGCCAATGTCGATTTACCTTTTCACCTAAGCGGTCTCCTATGTCTCCAGTTCGAGTACCTCCGTCTCTACATCAACGCGTTCGCTTTCCAGGCGGTTCTTTATCGAACGCCTAAGAGTCCCGTTGGAAGCGATAACGGAAAGACTTCATACTTCCCCTACAGCGTGATGGCTAGTGCTGATGGTAGACACATCTATATTGCTATCGATGCAGCTAAAAGCGTGCTCAAGTACCTCATGGAGCGGTTGAACCCCACGAAGCACCTCAGGTATATTCCTGTCCGGTTCTACCT ATACGAGATACATGCTTCGGTGTTCCTCTTCAAAGCGCTGACTGTTGGAGCTTTAAGCTCTGAGGAACAACAGACCTGTACCACGCTAGTTCGCCAATTTATCTCCATGCTCAAAAGTGCAGCCACAAGCCCATCTCATATCACTTCCAGATACAGCAAGCTGCTCACAAGTCTGTGGTTCCAAGGACAGACCACGCCGGAGACAGCAAACGACTCTGTTCAGTCGAGTGGCTCTGCGCAAAACCCGCTACCGAGCCCTATAGACCTCGACGAATTTGCAAGCACTTCCGTGATAGACAGTACAGGCCCTTTCCAGGATGACTTCCAGACTCAGCAGGCATTATCCTTTCTAGAGTCAACTGAAGGTTTAGAATGCCCTGACACTTTTTTGTCTAACTTGCCGTTTCTTCGCGGTGGGTTCCCTGGCTTGGAGAACCACGGTGTGGGTCAGCTTCTGATGGATTTGTAA
- a CDS encoding uncharacterized protein (predicted transporter (major facilitator superfamily)) has product MTFLQRIIRNDTVKSDPPEIYNFRVVLISLSACGASMLFGFDMGVIGGVLTMNSFKEQYGLKGKEDTVLANLESNIVSVIQAGSFLGALVSTYVANAIGRRLSLILSALILFVGVAMQAGASGIIGVLYAGRQVNRSLQSLSLANVVYRFIGGVSIGIASSVCPIYIAENAPRGIRGLLTGFYQLTLVFGLTVLQLAFWINYGCERHLTGKEQFIIPLSLQAFPAVILLVGMLFANESPRYLAMKRPERAPRVLATLRGLPEDHSYVIEELNNLRRQLEEESQHSESSMWCLLKESFSKKSYRRRSILCITLMMWSNMTGTNAMTYYSPTIFASVGLASSSVGLFATGIYGIIKFIACGIFIVFVSDTLGRRRSLLWTGIVQGIMLFYVGFYVRFDTISENAPITPQGYIALIAIYLFAAVYQFGWGPVVWSYCAEIPPARLRALNMGMATASQWFFNFVVAKSTPTMFATLGKNGYGTYFVYGSFCFVMVIYTWYFVPETKGLSLEFMDELFERDTVRGKFMPARDVHYLADRQIRSPVGRCDEEKLGAEGHW; this is encoded by the exons ATGACATTCCTTCAGAGAATTATTCGAAATGACACGGTCAAGTCGGACCCCCCGGAGATATATAATTTCCGTGTAGTTTTAATCAGCCTTTCG GCATGTGGAGCTTCCATGCTTTTTGGTTTTGACATGGGTGTCATCGGAGGCGTCCTAACCATGAACTCCTTCAAAGA ACAATACGGGctcaaaggaaaagaagacacCGTTCTAGCAAACCTCGAGTCTAACATCGTCTCCGTCATCCAAGCGGGGTCTTTTCTGGGTGCACTAGTCTCCACCTACGTTGCCAATGCCATTGGACGCCGCTTGTCACTGATACTCTCTGCATTGATATTGTTCGTCGGTGTTGCTATGCAAGCCGGTGCTAGTGGCATCATTGGAGTTTTGTATGCAGGACGGCAAGTAAACCGTTCACTTCAATCTCTTTCATTAGCTAATGTGGTATATAGATTCATCGGGGGAGTCTCCATCGGGATAGCATCTTCCGTGTGtccaatatatattgctGAAAATGCGCCACGCGGCATCCGAGGGTTATTGACAGGATTCTATCAATTAACCTTGGTATTCGGTCTCACG GTGCTGCAGTTAGCGTTCTGGATCAACTACGGCTGCGAGCGTCACTTAACGGGAAAGGAACAATTCATCatccctctttctcttcaagcATTTCCAGCCGTGATCCTTTTAGTCGGTATGCTCTTTGCAAACGAGTCACCGAGATACCTCGCGATGAAGCGGCCGGAAAGAGCACCACGCGTTCTCGCTACCCTCAGAGGGTTACCGGAAGACCATTCATATGTGATAGAGGAGTTGAATAACCTGAGGCGTCAACTGGAAGAGGAGTCGCAGCACTCCGAGTCATCGATGTGGTGTCTTCTAAAAGAATCCTTTTCAAAGAAGTCCTATCGCCGGCGATCAATCCTATGCATTACCCTCATGATGTGGAGTAACATGACGGGGACCAACGCCATGACATACTACAGTCCAACAATATTCGCAAGTGTCGGCCTTGCATCCTCCTCGGTGGGTCTATTTGCCACGGGGATATACGGTATCATCAAATTTATAGCCTGTGGCATCTTTATCGTGTTCGTATCGGATACGCTCggccgaagaagatcgtTGTTATGGACAGGAATCGTTCAG GGTATCATGCTATTTTACGTCGGCTTTTACGTCCGATTTGATACGATATCGGAAAACGCCCCTATCACACCGCAAGGATACATTGCCCTGATCGCCATATACCTCTTTGCCGCCGTATATCAATTCGGATGGGGGCCAGTGGTATGGTCATACTGCGCA GAAATTCCCCCGGCACGCCTTAGGGCCCTGAATATGGGCATGGCCACAGCCTCACAGTGGTTCTTCAATTTTGTGGTTGCAAAATCCACGCCGACAATGTTCGCGACGTTGGGGAAAAATGGATACGGGACTTACTTTGTGTACGGGAGTTTCTGTTTCGTGATGGTGATATATACTTGGTACTTTGTGCCGGAAACTAAAG GGCTATCATTGGAATTTATGGACGAGCTTTTTGAGCGGGATACCGTGCGTGGCAAGTTTATGCCGGCGCGTGATGTTCATTACTTGGCGG ATCGGCAAATAAGGTCTCCGGTTGGTCGGTGTGACGAGGAGAAATTAGGCGCCGAGGGACACTGGTAA